One window from the genome of Streptococcus halotolerans encodes:
- a CDS encoding DegV family protein — protein MTFKLVTDSTADLNETWAKDNDVTVLGLTISLDGMTYETVGDNRITSEELLAAMQTGSNPTTSQINVGVFEAYFRQEVQKGNNLLYMAFSSVLSGTYQSAVMAREMILEEYPEARIEIVDTLAAAGGEGFLVMLAAEKRNQGQPLDQVVADMKAVSPYLYSHFLVDDLYHLMRGGRLSKSSAVIGSLINIKPLLWINDQGKLAPLTKVRGRKKGIREMVEKSLEDLDYTTVVLAHAGDTEAAQKIEEYLLDESGVRCVIQLPLGPVIAAHVGPGTLAIFTIKKSPR, from the coding sequence ATGACTTTTAAACTTGTAACAGACTCAACTGCTGATCTTAATGAAACCTGGGCTAAAGATAATGATGTAACGGTTTTAGGCTTGACGATTAGCCTAGACGGAATGACTTATGAGACCGTTGGAGATAATCGCATAACATCAGAAGAGTTATTGGCAGCTATGCAAACTGGAAGTAACCCAACAACCAGTCAAATCAATGTTGGGGTTTTTGAAGCTTATTTCCGCCAAGAGGTTCAAAAAGGAAATAACCTTTTGTATATGGCTTTTTCGTCAGTATTGTCAGGAACTTATCAGTCTGCAGTGATGGCACGCGAGATGATTTTAGAAGAATACCCTGAGGCCCGTATTGAGATTGTCGATACCTTAGCTGCGGCTGGTGGTGAAGGCTTTTTGGTTATGCTAGCGGCTGAAAAACGTAATCAGGGTCAGCCATTGGATCAGGTTGTCGCAGACATGAAAGCCGTCAGCCCTTATTTGTATAGTCATTTTTTAGTGGATGATCTTTATCATTTGATGCGCGGAGGTCGCCTGTCAAAAAGTTCGGCTGTTATTGGGAGTTTGATCAATATCAAGCCACTGTTATGGATTAACGATCAAGGAAAACTGGCACCCTTGACCAAAGTGAGAGGGCGTAAAAAAGGGATTAGAGAGATGGTTGAAAAGTCTCTCGAAGATTTAGATTATACGACAGTCGTTCTTGCCCATGCTGGTGACACCGAAGCGGCTCAAAAAATAGAAGAGTATTTATTAGATGAAAGTGGTGTTAGGTGTGTTATCCAGCTACCTCTAGGACCTGTTATTGCAGCTCATGTCGGCCCTGGAACGCTAGCTATCTTCACCATTAAAAAAAGTCCGAGATAA
- the rplM gene encoding 50S ribosomal protein L13 → MNKTTFMAKPGQVERKWYVVDATDVPLGRLSAVVASVLRGKNKPTFTPHTDTGDFVIVINAEKVKLTGKKATDKIYYTHSMYPGGLKQISAGELRSKNAVRLIEKSVKGMLPHNTLGRAQGMKLKVFTGAEHAHAAQQPEVLDISGLI, encoded by the coding sequence ATGAACAAAACAACTTTCATGGCTAAACCAGGCCAAGTTGAACGTAAATGGTACGTTGTTGACGCAACAGATGTGCCACTTGGACGTCTTTCTGCAGTAGTTGCTAGCGTACTTCGCGGAAAAAACAAACCAACTTTCACTCCACACACTGATACAGGTGATTTTGTGATTGTTATCAATGCTGAAAAAGTTAAATTAACTGGTAAAAAAGCAACTGATAAAATCTACTACACTCACTCAATGTATCCAGGTGGATTGAAACAAATCTCTGCTGGTGAACTTCGTTCTAAAAACGCTGTGCGTTTGATCGAAAAATCAGTTAAAGGCATGCTTCCACACAACACTCTTGGACGTGCACAAGGCATGAAATTGAAAGTCTTCACAGGCGCTGAGCACGCACATGCTGCTCAACAACCAGAAGTACTTGATATCTCAGGACTTATCTAA
- the rpsI gene encoding 30S ribosomal protein S9, whose amino-acid sequence MAQAQYAGTGRRKNAVARVRLVPGTGKITVNKKDVEEYIPRADLRLVINQPFAVTSTEGSYDVFVNVIGGGYGGQSGAIRHGIARALLQVDPDFRDSLKRAGLLTRDARMVERKKPGLKKARKASQFSKR is encoded by the coding sequence ATGGCACAAGCACAATATGCAGGTACTGGTCGTCGTAAAAACGCGGTTGCACGCGTTCGTTTGGTACCAGGTACTGGTAAAATCACAGTTAACAAAAAAGATGTAGAAGAGTACATTCCACGTGCAGACCTTCGTCTTGTTATCAACCAACCATTTGCAGTAACTTCAACTGAAGGTTCATACGACGTTTTCGTAAACGTTATTGGTGGTGGATACGGTGGTCAATCAGGTGCAATCCGTCACGGTATTGCACGTGCGCTTCTTCAAGTAGACCCAGACTTCCGCGATTCATTGAAACGCGCTGGACTTCTTACTCGTGACGCACGTATGGTTGAGCGTAAAAAACCAGGTCTTAAGAAAGCACGTAAAGCATCACAATTCTCAAAACGTTAA
- a CDS encoding threonine/serine ThrE exporter family protein, whose translation MKRRPIATLKNEIDAVLFAGRILMESGAEVFRIETTMNHIADSLDIEQFEVYVVNQGIIASGTNQLGYQESKVMNVNETAMDLGKLEAVNALSRSLSKKNKVTPSYVFHRLKEINNSVLYSIWTILAAYFFGAGGFSLALGSSPIDSFAAAVAGLLAGWFIQVGSARIHTPFLTTILASSIVSLSVNFFYFLGLGETRSIIILGALMIMVPGGFFINAVREISHNNFSIGFTLLMSAIMTCISISAGVAGMTEILPFADQMTGTFSTETVTVIGFLIRTLAAGIGTIAFSITYNVPKRYLLDIGIIGAVSWVLYLILKENFGMDIIAIFIPGLFATLISKILAARRKTPMTIFLATSMFPLIPGLSFYRGIYFLLTGSSELAMTHMRTSFVTAFAITIAISIIQQFPLSLFKKKKK comes from the coding sequence ATGAAACGACGTCCAATTGCCACCCTTAAAAATGAAATCGATGCCGTCCTCTTTGCTGGACGTATTCTCATGGAATCAGGAGCCGAGGTATTCCGTATCGAAACCACAATGAACCATATTGCTGACTCTTTAGATATCGAGCAATTCGAGGTTTACGTAGTCAATCAAGGCATTATCGCTTCAGGCACCAATCAACTGGGGTATCAAGAATCAAAAGTGATGAATGTTAATGAAACTGCCATGGATTTAGGTAAACTAGAAGCCGTCAATGCTCTTTCTAGAAGCCTATCGAAAAAAAACAAGGTAACTCCCTCGTATGTCTTTCATCGCTTAAAAGAAATCAACAATAGTGTCTTATATTCTATCTGGACTATTTTGGCAGCCTACTTCTTTGGTGCTGGTGGCTTCTCTCTAGCGCTAGGAAGCTCACCCATTGATTCTTTCGCAGCTGCTGTCGCTGGTCTGCTCGCTGGTTGGTTTATCCAAGTAGGATCTGCTCGGATTCACACCCCATTTCTAACCACCATCCTAGCTAGTTCGATAGTCAGTTTATCTGTCAACTTCTTTTATTTTCTTGGACTCGGAGAAACAAGAAGTATCATTATCTTAGGTGCCTTGATGATTATGGTACCAGGAGGATTCTTCATTAACGCTGTGCGAGAGATTTCTCATAATAATTTCTCAATCGGCTTTACCCTACTAATGTCCGCCATCATGACCTGTATCTCCATTTCAGCTGGCGTAGCTGGGATGACTGAAATTCTCCCCTTTGCGGATCAAATGACAGGAACTTTCTCAACGGAAACAGTTACAGTGATTGGCTTCTTGATAAGAACACTTGCCGCAGGGATTGGCACAATTGCCTTTTCGATTACCTATAATGTTCCCAAACGCTATTTGCTGGATATTGGAATCATCGGTGCCGTCTCTTGGGTGCTTTACTTGATTTTGAAAGAAAATTTTGGAATGGATATCATCGCTATCTTCATTCCCGGCCTCTTTGCCACTTTGATATCAAAAATTCTAGCTGCTAGACGGAAGACACCAATGACTATTTTCCTAGCTACCAGCATGTTCCCTTTGATTCCCGGACTAAGTTTCTACCGTGGCATTTACTTCTTACTAACAGGTTCAAGCGAATTAGCGATGACACATATGAGAACATCCTTTGTAACAGCCTTTGCTATTACTATTGCCATTAGTATCATCCAGCAATTCCCCTTGTCACTTTTTAAGAAGAAAAAAAAATAA
- a CDS encoding iron-containing alcohol dehydrogenase family protein: MTTNNMSNYSYGVDCFQEIPQVLKSYHVRSVALIGGEKALASSADQVVTILETNGYEVTGQFIYGTDSTQSNIDKLVANPDVARADIIFGFGGGRALDTAKMVAHELEKDIMTFPTICSNCSAGTAIAVIYKDDHSLLKYGYPETPVHIFINTKVIAEAPVKYFWAGIGDGISKAPEVERAAYKYEQGGGKLSHTGVLGRAVALSSKDAFYEYGQMGLKDVENNRPSKAVEEIALAILVSTAYASNLVNQPDFYFNSCHAHAFYNGTTAVKRDGEHLHGAVVAFGVMVLHAYFNETEELHKVASFNKSLGLPVTLSDIGLTETDIAAVLELALTTNEYKHTPFEAERFKAAILAADQVGQSLALA, from the coding sequence ATGACAACCAACAATATGTCCAATTACAGTTATGGGGTGGATTGCTTTCAGGAAATTCCTCAAGTTCTGAAGTCTTATCATGTTAGGAGCGTAGCGCTCATTGGTGGTGAGAAAGCCTTGGCTAGTTCAGCTGACCAAGTGGTTACGATTTTAGAAACAAATGGCTACGAAGTGACTGGTCAGTTTATCTATGGGACAGATTCGACCCAGTCCAATATCGACAAACTAGTGGCTAATCCAGATGTGGCTCGTGCGGATATCATTTTTGGATTTGGTGGCGGACGTGCGCTGGATACGGCTAAGATGGTGGCACATGAACTAGAAAAAGATATCATGACCTTCCCGACCATCTGTTCTAATTGCTCAGCCGGAACAGCTATTGCCGTTATTTATAAGGATGATCATAGTCTCCTTAAATATGGCTATCCTGAAACGCCAGTTCATATCTTTATTAATACTAAAGTGATTGCCGAGGCACCAGTTAAGTATTTCTGGGCAGGCATTGGAGATGGGATCTCTAAGGCCCCTGAAGTGGAACGTGCTGCTTATAAATATGAACAAGGCGGCGGTAAGCTGTCGCATACAGGCGTTTTAGGCCGAGCGGTAGCCCTCTCTTCAAAAGATGCTTTTTATGAGTATGGTCAAATGGGATTAAAAGATGTCGAAAATAATAGACCATCAAAAGCAGTAGAGGAGATTGCTTTAGCTATTCTTGTCTCTACTGCTTATGCTTCAAACTTAGTGAACCAACCTGATTTTTATTTCAACTCTTGTCATGCTCATGCTTTTTATAATGGGACAACAGCTGTTAAACGTGACGGTGAGCATCTTCACGGTGCAGTAGTAGCTTTTGGTGTTATGGTACTTCATGCTTATTTTAATGAAACAGAAGAACTGCATAAAGTCGCTTCTTTCAATAAATCCCTTGGCTTACCAGTAACCTTGAGCGATATTGGTTTGACAGAAACAGACATAGCAGCAGTGCTTGAATTAGCTTTGACAACCAATGAGTATAAACACACACCATTTGAGGCAGAGCGGTTTAAAGCAGCCATTCTAGCAGCAGATCAAGTGGGACAGTCTTTGGCTTTGGCTTGA
- the rpoE gene encoding DNA-directed RNA polymerase subunit delta, which produces MELEVFAGQEKSELSMIEVARAILEERGRDNEMYFSDMVNEIQVYLGKTDADIRESLPYFYSDLNIDGSFIPLGDNRWGLRSWYAIDEIDEEILTFEEEGEDAPKRKKKRVNAFMDGDEDAIDYNADDPEDEDYTAATETIEYDEENPDDEKSEVESYDSELNEIISDDEVVEEDVDLNEEDDEFSDDEDVEE; this is translated from the coding sequence TTGGAATTAGAAGTATTTGCTGGTCAAGAAAAGAGCGAACTTTCAATGATTGAAGTGGCTCGTGCAATTTTAGAAGAACGTGGTCGCGACAATGAGATGTATTTCAGCGACATGGTGAATGAGATCCAAGTCTACCTTGGAAAAACGGATGCAGATATTCGTGAGTCTCTCCCATATTTCTACTCAGATTTGAACATCGATGGAAGTTTTATCCCATTAGGTGATAACCGCTGGGGTCTTCGCTCATGGTACGCAATCGATGAAATCGACGAAGAAATCCTTACCTTTGAAGAAGAAGGTGAGGATGCACCAAAACGTAAGAAAAAACGTGTCAATGCCTTCATGGATGGTGACGAAGATGCGATTGATTACAACGCTGATGATCCAGAAGATGAAGACTACACAGCTGCAACAGAAACGATCGAGTATGATGAAGAAAATCCAGATGATGAAAAATCAGAGGTTGAGTCATACGACTCTGAGTTGAATGAAATCATCTCTGATGACGAAGTTGTTGAAGAAGATGTTGATCTAAACGAAGAAGATGACGAGTTCTCTGACGACGAAGACGTTGAGGAGTAA
- a CDS encoding sensor histidine kinase, translating to MASLLLPLLERVGLIILLANLLMISPFYKKMMYHRKETKAKWLLIATFSVFAIISNFTGVLVTSSTSIDSGNAVSLTAHASIANTRTLTIGMSGLIGGPFVGVFVGLISGTVRWLQGGSVPYTYFISSLLIGLLSGFVGRISLRKNTYPAIWQGSLCGVMMEMVQMLCIFIFLPNKANAIALIETIALPMVLVNALGTGIFLSIILGTLRQEESMKAIQTHDVLELANTTLPYFRQGLTPESAVKAAEEIKRFMRVSAVSVTNRQSILAHVGAASDHHIPTKKIITDLSKEVIETGEIHVVRHKHDIGCYYPDCPLSAAIVVPLMVKTKVLGTFKLYFTNADDLTYVEEQLAAGLGNIFSSQLELGQMALEQGLLKDAEIKSLQAQVNPHFLFNAINTISALMRIDNEKARHLLLQLGKYFRSNIKSTRENVISVEDELAHLQAYLAIEQARFPNRYQIDIDVSEELYQSGIPPFVIQILVENALKHAFPGRKKDNHVWVHLAPADQNHFLLEVCDNGCGISKELQDKLGKEVVPSQRGTGSALENLNRRLTSLYGDNAQFSIASDQLGTCFKILLPNRPVEESV from the coding sequence ATGGCATCTTTATTGCTCCCTTTGCTGGAACGTGTGGGGCTCATCATTCTCTTGGCTAATCTATTAATGATTAGTCCTTTTTATAAAAAAATGATGTATCACCGTAAAGAGACGAAGGCTAAATGGCTGTTGATTGCAACCTTTAGTGTCTTTGCTATTATTTCCAATTTTACAGGAGTTTTGGTGACATCGTCTACGAGTATCGACAGTGGTAATGCTGTCAGCTTGACGGCTCACGCTTCGATAGCCAATACTAGGACTTTAACCATTGGCATGTCAGGCTTGATTGGTGGTCCTTTTGTCGGCGTGTTTGTTGGTTTAATTTCAGGAACGGTTCGTTGGCTACAGGGGGGGAGTGTCCCTTACACTTATTTTATTTCGTCACTGTTAATTGGTCTTTTATCAGGTTTTGTTGGCCGTATCAGCCTGCGTAAAAATACTTACCCAGCCATTTGGCAAGGTAGCCTTTGTGGTGTCATGATGGAGATGGTTCAGATGCTTTGTATCTTCATTTTTCTTCCCAACAAGGCTAATGCTATCGCTTTGATTGAAACGATTGCTTTACCAATGGTTCTGGTTAACGCCTTAGGGACTGGCATTTTTCTCTCTATTATTTTGGGGACCCTTCGGCAAGAAGAAAGCATGAAAGCTATTCAGACTCATGATGTTTTAGAGTTAGCTAACACGACCTTGCCTTATTTTAGGCAAGGATTGACACCTGAGTCGGCAGTTAAGGCAGCTGAGGAAATCAAACGGTTTATGCGCGTGTCAGCAGTTAGCGTGACCAATCGCCAGTCGATATTAGCCCACGTTGGAGCAGCCAGTGACCATCATATTCCCACTAAGAAGATCATTACTGACTTATCTAAAGAAGTGATTGAGACAGGAGAAATTCATGTGGTCAGGCACAAACACGACATTGGCTGCTACTACCCCGATTGTCCTTTGTCAGCTGCCATCGTGGTCCCTTTAATGGTTAAAACCAAAGTGCTTGGAACGTTTAAATTATATTTTACCAACGCAGATGATTTGACCTATGTTGAAGAACAGTTGGCAGCTGGTTTAGGGAATATCTTCTCATCACAATTAGAACTAGGACAAATGGCTTTGGAGCAAGGGCTATTAAAAGATGCAGAAATCAAATCCCTTCAAGCTCAAGTTAACCCTCATTTTCTGTTTAATGCCATCAATACTATTTCTGCTTTGATGCGTATCGACAATGAAAAAGCACGCCATTTGCTCCTTCAACTAGGAAAGTATTTTCGTTCTAATATTAAGAGCACTCGTGAAAATGTTATTAGCGTTGAGGATGAACTGGCTCATTTGCAAGCTTATTTAGCCATTGAACAAGCTAGATTCCCCAATCGTTACCAGATTGATATTGATGTCTCAGAAGAGTTATACCAGTCGGGGATTCCGCCGTTTGTGATTCAGATTTTGGTGGAAAATGCTTTAAAACACGCCTTTCCAGGTCGTAAAAAAGACAACCACGTTTGGGTGCACTTGGCTCCAGCTGATCAGAACCATTTCCTCTTGGAAGTCTGCGACAATGGCTGTGGTATTTCGAAAGAACTTCAAGATAAACTAGGTAAGGAAGTAGTGCCTTCGCAACGAGGAACAGGATCAGCTTTGGAAAATCTCAACCGTCGCCTGACAAGCTTATATGGCGACAATGCTCAGTTTAGCATTGCGTCTGACCAATTGGGGACTTGTTTCAAGATCCTTTTACCCAATAGACCCGTGGAGGAGAGTGTGTAA
- a CDS encoding LytR/AlgR family response regulator transcription factor has protein sequence MKVVVIDDEPLARMELSYLLEQTNDVTDIWEGESIDDAFQLILTHQPDLLFLDIHLTDESGLDLAKRLSTVPQAPLIVFATAYDNHAVEAFEVNALDYILKPFEQDRIQRTIHKAKQVLSTEVEQSEKGAEKSSRRLTVETDERIYLIPFEDIIYCEVQGKETTVYTKTASHTSHTSLSAIEKLLTTDRFMKVHRSYLINQDQIKEIQPWFNQTYQITMTNGGKVPVSRSYLKAFKERLGL, from the coding sequence ATGAAAGTAGTTGTTATTGATGATGAACCCTTGGCACGTATGGAATTGTCCTACTTGCTTGAACAAACCAATGATGTGACAGACATTTGGGAAGGTGAGTCCATCGATGATGCCTTCCAATTGATTTTAACCCATCAGCCTGATCTGCTTTTTCTTGATATCCATTTGACAGATGAGAGCGGACTTGATTTGGCTAAGAGGCTAAGCACAGTCCCACAGGCCCCTTTGATTGTTTTTGCTACAGCTTATGATAATCATGCTGTGGAAGCCTTTGAGGTTAATGCTTTAGACTATATTCTAAAACCTTTTGAGCAGGATAGAATTCAACGGACTATCCATAAAGCCAAGCAAGTCTTATCAACCGAAGTGGAACAATCTGAAAAAGGAGCTGAAAAGTCCAGTCGGCGTTTGACAGTTGAGACGGATGAGCGCATTTACTTGATCCCATTTGAGGATATTATTTACTGTGAAGTACAAGGTAAGGAAACAACGGTTTATACTAAAACAGCTAGCCATACGAGTCATACCAGTCTGTCTGCCATAGAAAAGCTGTTGACGACAGACCGTTTCATGAAAGTTCATCGCAGTTATTTGATCAATCAGGACCAAATCAAGGAAATTCAACCGTGGTTCAATCAAACCTACCAGATTACCATGACCAATGGCGGAAAGGTTCCTGTTAGTCGATCATACCTGAAGGCATTTAAGGAACGCTTAGGTTTATAA
- the lrgA gene encoding antiholin-like murein hydrolase modulator LrgA, with amino-acid sequence MKKHYSVLYQSVVLGLIVLISKVIETFLPFTMPSSVIGLILLFLALTFNVIKLEQVEKAGTALVDNIGLFFVPAGISVMNSFGILKTHFILNILLIFLSTLILLVATGWMTQVLMAANPVTLVTTVKQYFAKKKSSVQSELKPSDSYWNN; translated from the coding sequence ATGAAAAAACATTACTCAGTTCTCTATCAAAGTGTTGTCCTCGGTCTTATCGTTCTTATTTCAAAAGTGATTGAAACTTTCCTACCATTTACAATGCCATCGTCGGTTATTGGACTTATCTTATTATTCTTGGCATTGACCTTCAACGTTATTAAGTTAGAACAAGTTGAAAAAGCTGGTACAGCTTTGGTTGATAATATTGGACTCTTCTTTGTGCCAGCTGGGATTTCAGTAATGAATTCCTTTGGTATTTTAAAAACTCACTTTATCCTCAATATTCTTTTAATCTTCCTTTCAACGTTGATTCTCTTGGTGGCAACTGGTTGGATGACTCAAGTGCTTATGGCGGCAAATCCTGTTACTCTTGTGACAACTGTTAAACAGTATTTTGCTAAGAAAAAATCAAGTGTTCAAAGTGAATTAAAACCAAGCGACTCATACTGGAATAACTAA
- the lrgB gene encoding antiholin-like protein LrgB: protein MAVLVDVLKESPMFGVLLTISSFFIGQVLFKKSKGFFLFAPLFVGMVLGIMTLLATGISFEEYNKGGQIVSFFLEPATIAFAIPLYKRRDVLKKYCFQIVGGITLGSIVAVYGIYMVSTIMGLGRQVTASMLPQAATTAIAMPTSVALGGSGELTSLACILNAVIIYALARPLLKRFKIKDPIARGIALGTAGHSLGASVAQDMGEVEASMASIALVLVGVIVTVVVPIFGSILM from the coding sequence ATGGCTGTTTTAGTAGACGTTTTAAAAGAATCTCCAATGTTCGGTGTCCTACTCACCATTAGTAGTTTTTTCATCGGTCAAGTCCTCTTTAAAAAGTCAAAAGGTTTCTTCCTTTTTGCCCCTCTCTTTGTTGGGATGGTCTTAGGGATTATGACTCTTCTAGCGACAGGTATTAGTTTTGAAGAGTATAATAAAGGTGGCCAGATTGTTAGTTTCTTTCTGGAGCCAGCAACTATCGCCTTTGCGATTCCTCTTTATAAAAGACGTGATGTTTTAAAAAAATATTGCTTCCAAATTGTTGGTGGCATCACTTTGGGAAGTATTGTTGCTGTTTATGGTATTTATATGGTATCAACCATCATGGGTTTGGGACGTCAAGTGACAGCGTCAATGTTGCCTCAAGCAGCTACAACAGCTATTGCTATGCCAACTTCAGTTGCTCTCGGAGGTTCAGGTGAATTAACATCGCTAGCGTGTATCTTGAATGCTGTTATCATCTATGCTTTAGCAAGACCGCTCTTGAAACGCTTTAAAATCAAAGATCCGATTGCGCGTGGTATCGCACTTGGAACGGCAGGGCATTCACTCGGTGCTTCAGTGGCACAAGACATGGGGGAAGTAGAAGCGTCAATGGCGTCGATTGCTCTTGTACTTGTTGGTGTCATTGTTACAGTTGTTGTTCCAATCTTTGGAAGCATCCTAATGTAA
- a CDS encoding alpha/beta hydrolase has product MKKWIISLIILVTLVLLTTAGASAYFFYVAQFRSEKDFINNKARTPNSSLYQDEQAFNRLPKEKRYLTNQGLKQVAWYVPAEKKSDKTVIVVHGFTNDKSDMKPYAYMFHQLGYNVLIPDNVAHGDSQGNIIGYGWNDKDNVIKWTNSLITGNPKQKITLFGVSMGAATVMMASGEELPKQVTTIIEDCGYTSVWEELSYQAKDMYGLKPFPILYGVSGISKLLAGFTYGEASSVKQLAKNDLPVLFIHGDADKFVLTDMVYDNFKASQGPKELYIAKGAKHAQSFEKDPKTYRQKIKDFLKKYQK; this is encoded by the coding sequence ATGAAAAAATGGATTATTAGTCTCATCATCTTGGTGACACTTGTTTTATTAACGACAGCTGGCGCTAGTGCCTACTTTTTCTATGTGGCACAATTCCGTTCTGAAAAAGACTTTATCAACAACAAAGCTCGCACGCCAAACAGTTCACTTTATCAAGACGAACAAGCCTTCAATCGCTTACCTAAAGAAAAGCGTTACTTAACTAATCAAGGGTTAAAACAAGTTGCTTGGTATGTTCCTGCTGAGAAAAAATCAGACAAGACGGTTATTGTTGTTCACGGATTTACCAATGATAAATCAGACATGAAACCATACGCCTATATGTTCCATCAGTTGGGTTACAATGTTCTAATACCTGATAATGTCGCCCACGGTGACAGTCAAGGGAACATTATCGGCTACGGTTGGAATGATAAAGATAATGTGATTAAGTGGACCAATAGCTTAATTACCGGGAATCCTAAACAGAAAATCACTCTCTTTGGTGTTTCTATGGGTGCCGCGACGGTCATGATGGCTAGTGGTGAAGAACTTCCTAAACAAGTCACAACTATAATAGAAGATTGTGGCTACACAAGCGTTTGGGAAGAACTTTCTTATCAAGCTAAAGACATGTATGGCTTAAAACCATTTCCAATTTTGTATGGGGTATCAGGTATTTCTAAACTGTTAGCTGGATTCACTTATGGAGAAGCTAGTTCGGTTAAACAGTTAGCTAAAAATGACTTACCAGTATTATTTATTCATGGAGATGCTGATAAGTTTGTGCTGACAGATATGGTTTATGACAATTTTAAAGCTAGCCAAGGACCAAAAGAACTTTATATTGCCAAAGGTGCCAAACATGCACAATCTTTCGAAAAAGATCCCAAAACCTATCGCCAAAAAATTAAGGATTTTTTGAAAAAATATCAAAAATAG
- a CDS encoding ISL3 family transposase (programmed frameshift), which translates to MEQLDYIKESLDIKDPNITFEKTFDKFFTHREYHAKLDDDPPQCPVCQGKMTKYDFQKPCKIPYLEMAGCKVLIRLKKRRFKCQACGKMAVAKTSLVRENHQIPNIINHKITDKLMSREAMTKIAEDLSVSVSTVYRQLNRFECKTDLTWLPENMPWDEYAFKKGKMSFIAQDFDANKIIAILDGRTQAVIRNHFLRYSHKVRSRVKVITMDMFSPYYDIAKQLFPKAKIVLDRFHIVQQLSRAMNRFRIQIMNQFERQSHDYKALKRYWKLIQQDSRNLNDKRFYRPTFRMHLTNQEIVQRLLSYSDELRHHYELFQCLLFHFQEKQEKHFFELISDTIKQVHPIFKTVLSTFLKDKEKIINALKLPYSNAKLEATNNLIKVIKRNAFGFRKNENFKKRIYLALNTTKEKTKLVLSRC; encoded by the exons ATGGAACAATTAGATTATATCAAAGAGTCGCTTGACATTAAAGACCCTAACATCACTTTTGAAAAGACATTTGACAAGTTTTTCACTCACAGAGAGTATCATGCCAAGTTAGATGATGATCCCCCGCAATGCCCTGTTTGTCAAGGAAAAATGACAAAGTACGATTTCCAAAAGCCTTGCAAAATTCCCTATCTGGAAATGGCGGGTTGTAAAGTACTGATTCGTCTCAAAAAGCGTCGCTTCAAATGTCAAGCGTGTGGGAAAATGGCTGTCGCTAAGACCTCTCTGGTCAGAGAAAATCATCAGATTCCCAACATCATTAACCACAAAATCACCGACAAACTCATGAGTCGTGAGGCAATGACAAAAATCGCTGAAGACCTGTCTGTCTCTGTCTCAACCGTCTATCGGCAACTCAACCGCTTTGAGTGCAAGACCGATTTAACCTGGTTACCTGAGAACATGCCGTGGGATGAATATGCTTTTAAGAAGGGAAAGATGAGCTTTATTGCCCAAGATTTCGATGCTAACAAGATTATCGCTATCCTTGATGGGCGGACGCAAGCTGTCATCAGAAATCATTTTTTGCGGTATTCTCACAAGGTGCGCAGTCGTGTCAAAGTCATCACCATGGATATGTTTAGTCCCTACTATGACATCGCTAAGCAACTGTTTCCTAAGGCGAAGATTGTTCTCGATAGGTTCCACATTGTTCAACAGTTATCTCGTGCCATGAACCGTTTCCGTATCCAAATCATGAACCAATTTGAGCGTCAATCTCACGACTATAAGGCCTTAAAACGTTACTGGAAACTTATCCAACAAGATAGTCGTAACCTAAACGATAAACGGTTTTATCGTCCAACTTTTCGCATGCATTTGACCAATCAAGAGATTGTGCAACGTCTTTTGAGCTACTCTGATGAGCTACGTCACCACTATGAACTCTTCCAATGCCTTCTCTTTCATTTCCAAGAAAAGCAGGAGAAACACTTCTTTGAACTCATTTCTGATACCATCAAACAGGTCCATCCCATCTTCAAGACCGTCTTGTCAACCTTTCTAAAAGACAAAGAGAAGATTATTAATGCCTTGAAACTACCTTATTCCAATGCAAAACTAGAGGCGACCAACAACCTTATTAAAGTCATTAAGCGAAATGCTTTTGGCTTTAGGAAGA ATGAAAACTTCAAAAAACGGATTTATCTTGCTTTGAACACAACAAAAGAGAAGACCAAACTAGTCCTCTCTCGGTGTTAG